GTACCCGATCCTCCAGGCCGTCTGGAACAGCTTCTTCGCCTACCGGCTCACCGATCCGGACAACCGCCGCTTCGTCGGCCTGAACAACTACCTCGTCTCCTTCACCGACCAGGTCTTCTGGTCGGCGATGTGGATGACCGTCCTCGTCACGATCATCACCGTGGTCGTCGAGCTCGTCCTCGGCTTCATCATCGCCCTGGTGATGCACCGGATCGTGCTGCCACGGCGCACGCTGCGCACGTTGGTCCTCATCCCGTACTCGATCATCACGGTCGTCTCCGGCTTCACGTGGTTGTACGCCTTCAGCACCGGGACCGGCTTCGTCAACCAGTGGATCCAGTGGATGCCCGGGATCGACGCGAACTACAACTGGTTCGGTGGCTTCTGGTCCTCGCTCTTCGTCATCTCCCTCTCGGAGATCTGGAAGACGACGCCCTTCATGTCCCTGCTCCTCCTCGCAGGCTTGGCGCAGGTCGACACCTCGATGGAGGAGGCGGCCAAGGTCGACGGGGCGTCGTGGCTGCAGGTGCTGATCAAGGTCATCCTGCCGAGCATGAAGGCTGCCGTCATGGTCGCGCTGCTCTTCCGCACCCTCGACGCGTTCCGCATCTTCGACAACATCTTCATCATGACCGGTGGCGCCAACGACACGAGCTCCTTGTCGATGCTCATCTACCGCCAGACGATCGACCGCACGGAGATCGGATTGGGATCCGCGCTGTCGGTGATCCTCTTCCTCTGCGTGCTGGTCATCGCGGCGGTCTTCGTCAAGGCGTTCAAGGTGGACCTCGCGGAAGGGAGGGGCTGACATGAAGCAGTCGGCCAAGGGAACCGGCATCTGGAGCGTCCTGGCCGTCCCGATCATGCTCTGGACCGCGGTCCCGCTGCTGTGGATGCTGTCGCTGTCGCTGAAGAGCGCCGACATGCTCGCTGACCCGGATGCGAGCCTCCTGGGCAACTTCTGGCCCAAGGACCCGACGCTGGAGAACTACGAGCTGATCTTCAGCGGCGGCGCGAGCGAGCTGTTCATGCCGGCGCTGCGCAACTCGCTCATCGTCTGCCTGCTCGCCACCCTGATCTCGGTCGTCCTCGCGATGTTCTGCGCCTACGCGATCTCCCGGCTGGAGTTCAAGGGCAAGAAGATGATCCTGGTGACCGCGCTCGCGGTCAGCTTCTTCCCGGTGGTCGCGATGGTCACCCCGCTGTTCGAGATCTGGAGCAGGACCGGGCTCTTCGACACCATCCCCGGTCTGGTCATCCCCTACCTCGCGCTCACCCTGCCGCTGTCCATCTGGACGATGTCGGCCTTCTTCCAGCAGATCCCGTGGGAGATGGAGCAGGCCGCGCAGGTCGACGGCGCGTCGAGCTGGCAGGCCTTCCGCAAGGTGATCATCCCGCTCGCCGCCCCGGGGGTCTTCACCACGGCGATCATCACCTTCTTCATCGCGTGGAACGACTTCGTCTTCGCGATCTCGCTCACCTCGGACCGGGCGCGCACGGTCCCTGCCGCGCTCGCCTTCTTCACCGGGGCGAGCCAGTTCGAGCAGCCGACGGGCGCGATCATGGCGGCCTCGGTCGTCGTGACCATACCGGTGGTCATCCTCGTCCTGCTCTTCCAGCGCCGCATCGTCGCCGGCCTGACCTCGGGCGCCGTCAAGGGCTGACCCCCGCCTTTCGAAACAGGAGAATCCCATGGCTGAGATCACCTTGAACAACCTCGTGAAGAAGTACGGCGACGGCTTCCCCGCAATCAACGACGTGAGCCTGGACATCAAGGACGGCGAGTTCATGATCTTCGTCGGCCCGTCCGGCTCCGGGAAGTCGACCCTGCTGCGGATGGTCGTCGGGCTCGAGGACATCACCAGCGGCGACCTGCACATCGGCGGCAAGCGGGTCAATGACCTCTCGCCGAAGGACCGCAACCTGTCGATGGTCTTCCAGAACTACGCCTTGTACCCGCACCTGACCGTCTTCGAGAACATCGCCTTCCCCCTTCGCCTGGCCAAGGGCAAGCACCCCGAGAGCGAGATCAAGGAGAAGGTCAACAACGCCAGCGCCCTGCTCGAGCTGGACGAGCACCTCCAGCGCAAGCCGAGCAACCTCTCCGGTGGCCAGCGTCAGCGCGTGGCGATGGGGCGGGCGATCGTGCGTGATGCGGACGCCTTCCTCTTCGACGAGCCGTTGTCCAACCTCGACGCGAAGCTGCGCGGCCAGATGCGCACCGAGATCGCACGGATGCAGCGACGACTGGGCACGACGACGATCTACGTCACCCACGACCAGACGGAGGCACTCACCCTGGGCGACCGGGTCTCGGTGCTGAAGAAGGGCGTGCTGCAGCAGGTCGCGAGCCCGCGGGAGCTCTACGACCAGCCGGTCAATCTCTTCGTCGCCGGCTTCATCGGCACACCTCCGATGAACTTCATGCCGGCGGAGGTGCAGGGTGACGAGCTGGTGCTGCCGTTCTGCTCCGCACCACTGCCCGCGATGACCAAGGAGCGGCTCTCCGGTCAGGACCTGCTCATCGTCGGCATCCGGCCCGAGCACATCAAGGACGCCGATCTCGGCGACGCCACGACCGACGGCGTGCGTTTCGACGCGGTCATCGACCAGACCGAGTGGCTGGGCAAC
The DNA window shown above is from Janibacter sp. A1S7 and carries:
- a CDS encoding carbohydrate ABC transporter permease, whose protein sequence is MSATPPTTQAAKGAKSPLSDRSRSEQRLGWKLAMPAFIVMVLVTGYPILQAVWNSFFAYRLTDPDNRRFVGLNNYLVSFTDQVFWSAMWMTVLVTIITVVVELVLGFIIALVMHRIVLPRRTLRTLVLIPYSIITVVSGFTWLYAFSTGTGFVNQWIQWMPGIDANYNWFGGFWSSLFVISLSEIWKTTPFMSLLLLAGLAQVDTSMEEAAKVDGASWLQVLIKVILPSMKAAVMVALLFRTLDAFRIFDNIFIMTGGANDTSSLSMLIYRQTIDRTEIGLGSALSVILFLCVLVIAAVFVKAFKVDLAEGRG
- a CDS encoding ABC transporter ATP-binding protein codes for the protein MAEITLNNLVKKYGDGFPAINDVSLDIKDGEFMIFVGPSGSGKSTLLRMVVGLEDITSGDLHIGGKRVNDLSPKDRNLSMVFQNYALYPHLTVFENIAFPLRLAKGKHPESEIKEKVNNASALLELDEHLQRKPSNLSGGQRQRVAMGRAIVRDADAFLFDEPLSNLDAKLRGQMRTEIARMQRRLGTTTIYVTHDQTEALTLGDRVSVLKKGVLQQVASPRELYDQPVNLFVAGFIGTPPMNFMPAEVQGDELVLPFCSAPLPAMTKERLSGQDLLIVGIRPEHIKDADLGDATTDGVRFDAVIDQTEWLGNEQYAYVPFEVEGNVKAKLDELDKDLDGEGMRTQMVVNLDPRSRVREGDVGHFVFNPALMHVFDPESGDCLTRDDEAAAEIARQSEEDRQRALRRAREREAEAHA
- a CDS encoding carbohydrate ABC transporter permease, which encodes MKQSAKGTGIWSVLAVPIMLWTAVPLLWMLSLSLKSADMLADPDASLLGNFWPKDPTLENYELIFSGGASELFMPALRNSLIVCLLATLISVVLAMFCAYAISRLEFKGKKMILVTALAVSFFPVVAMVTPLFEIWSRTGLFDTIPGLVIPYLALTLPLSIWTMSAFFQQIPWEMEQAAQVDGASSWQAFRKVIIPLAAPGVFTTAIITFFIAWNDFVFAISLTSDRARTVPAALAFFTGASQFEQPTGAIMAASVVVTIPVVILVLLFQRRIVAGLTSGAVKG